A genomic region of Dreissena polymorpha isolate Duluth1 chromosome 4, UMN_Dpol_1.0, whole genome shotgun sequence contains the following coding sequences:
- the LOC127880329 gene encoding uncharacterized protein LOC127880329 isoform X2 gives MTSEAVARRTLTQVEAASWIVRFIFIVDIVSGVLTIVFRGVDWWGTALLCNGFVALVHPLLLSCLYSQKPAISNKPCRIYGRFVLYFWLFVLNCALTPLFIFGFGYMAAFYSYTFDYDQPAVTILLYVVGLVSCLMLTVVNLYTFCILHKYGCCFVYRLRQDVEEAAATTNSGMVATASVYINSTVPEARSPCNPPPYSVSVQPEVHVQTFAAEKQFGNNF, from the exons CGGTCGCCAGGCGGACGCTGACTCAAGTGGAGGCAGCATCGTGGATAGTGCGGTTCATATTTATCGTGGACATTGTTTCGGGGGTATTGACCATCGTCTTCCGTGGGGTGGATTGGTGGGGAACAGCACTGCTGTGTAACGGGTTTgtg GCACTAGTTCATCCCCTGCTTCTGTCTTGCTTGTACTCCCAGAAACCAGCAATCAGCAACAAGCCTTGTCGG ATTTACGGAAGGTTCGTCCTCTACTTTTGGCTCTTCGTATTGAACTGCGCTTTGACGCCACTATTTATCTTCGGGTTCGGCTACATGGCAGCGTTCTATAGCTACACCTTCGACTACGACCAACCTGCCGTCACCATCCTTCTGTATGTCGTAGGACTTGTTTCGTGTCTTATGTTGACGGTGGTGAACCTATACACGTTTTGTATTCTGCACAAGTACGGCTGTTGCTTCGTGTACAGACTCAGACAGGACGTCGAAGAGGCGGCAGCGACG ACGAACAGTGGTATGGTAGCAACTGCGTCGGTGTATATTAACAGCACAGTACCGGAAGCAAGAAGCCCGTGCAATCCGCCCCCGTATTCTGTGTCTGTTCAGCCTGAGGTGCACGTGCAGACATTCGCCGCTGAAAAGCAGTTTGGAAATAATTTCTAA